A window of the Streptomyces luomodiensis genome harbors these coding sequences:
- a CDS encoding DUF2264 domain-containing protein, giving the protein MPELPFPLPAEDRALSPHTGYTRAHWEAVADGLLHAALRYATPGHGLIDLPGPPSQSGVRSDGLEGFARTFLLAALRAAGSSGSDPHSILERYTAGIARGTLAPGRDDAESWPVIGHFPAHGQPMVESASVALGLRLTAPWTWQALSSDAQDRTEEWLRGALRHQPAPNNWYLFPLTVAGFLESVGRGDTETARAIERGLDLLEGWYRGQGWYSDGDARSFDHYNGWALHMYPLLHAHLAADGALLDRLGPRLHTFLESFSLLFDANGAPIHHGRSLTYRFAAGAAVGLGALTGHTPLAPGATRRVLSGALRHFLDRGALTRDGVLSLGWYGPHAATLQRYSGPGSPYWASKGFLALLLPPDHPVWTAPEEAAPVEGPDRALALPAPGFLIQTTGRDGLVRLHNHGSYTWGADSAPDPLYARLAYSTRTGPTSADNTPDNHIALEVRGARSKRPRIQPLAAGPDWIASSQVPLFPGGGPILPSARIDSLTLVRGRLEVRVHRTVGVPAGTRIHHSGWAVALPPGTPAETERGPEIRLAGEEVTGQLLGLHGWQTAGAVRAPQGTAYGPWALVPELTGTVGEEPAGPEDPAGTLFVALASLTGERDPAPLAGLATAEVKGLTVTVRLPDGAEVVVDFGSGDAPTVTESDEKP; this is encoded by the coding sequence ATGCCCGAACTGCCCTTCCCGCTCCCCGCCGAGGACCGCGCCCTCAGCCCCCACACCGGCTACACCCGCGCCCACTGGGAGGCCGTCGCCGACGGTCTGCTGCACGCCGCCCTCCGCTACGCCACCCCCGGCCACGGCCTGATCGACCTCCCCGGCCCCCCGTCGCAGTCCGGTGTGCGCTCCGACGGACTCGAAGGGTTCGCCCGCACCTTCCTCCTCGCCGCCTTACGCGCCGCAGGGTCCTCGGGCAGCGACCCGCACTCCATCCTGGAGCGCTACACCGCCGGGATCGCCCGCGGCACCCTCGCCCCCGGACGGGACGACGCCGAGTCCTGGCCGGTGATCGGCCATTTCCCCGCCCACGGCCAGCCCATGGTGGAGTCCGCGTCCGTGGCCCTGGGCCTGCGGCTGACCGCGCCGTGGACCTGGCAGGCCCTGTCGTCCGACGCCCAGGACCGCACCGAGGAGTGGCTGCGCGGCGCGCTCCGCCACCAGCCCGCCCCCAACAACTGGTACCTCTTCCCCCTCACCGTCGCCGGTTTCCTGGAGTCCGTCGGCCGCGGTGACACCGAGACGGCCCGCGCCATCGAGCGGGGGCTCGACCTCCTGGAGGGCTGGTACCGGGGCCAGGGCTGGTACTCCGACGGCGACGCCCGGTCGTTCGACCACTACAACGGCTGGGCGCTGCACATGTATCCGCTGCTCCACGCCCATCTCGCCGCCGACGGCGCGCTGCTGGACCGGCTCGGCCCCCGGCTGCACACCTTCCTCGAGAGCTTCTCGCTGCTCTTCGACGCCAATGGCGCCCCCATCCACCACGGCCGCTCCCTCACCTACCGCTTCGCCGCCGGCGCCGCGGTGGGCCTCGGCGCCCTCACCGGCCACACCCCCCTCGCCCCCGGCGCCACCCGCCGTGTCCTCAGCGGCGCGCTGCGCCACTTCCTGGACCGTGGCGCGCTGACCCGGGACGGGGTGCTGAGCCTTGGCTGGTACGGGCCGCACGCGGCCACGCTCCAGCGCTACTCCGGGCCCGGCTCGCCCTACTGGGCCTCGAAGGGGTTCCTCGCCCTGCTGCTCCCGCCCGACCACCCGGTGTGGACCGCGCCCGAGGAGGCGGCGCCCGTCGAGGGGCCGGACCGGGCGCTGGCGCTGCCCGCCCCCGGATTCCTCATCCAGACCACGGGACGGGACGGGCTGGTGCGGCTGCACAACCACGGCAGCTACACCTGGGGCGCCGACAGCGCGCCCGACCCCCTCTACGCCCGGCTCGCCTACTCCACCCGCACCGGCCCCACCAGCGCGGACAACACCCCCGACAACCACATCGCCCTCGAGGTGCGCGGAGCGCGCAGCAAGCGGCCGCGCATCCAGCCGCTGGCCGCGGGCCCCGACTGGATCGCCTCCTCCCAGGTCCCGCTGTTCCCCGGCGGTGGCCCCATCCTGCCCTCGGCCCGCATCGACAGCCTCACCCTCGTCCGCGGCCGGCTCGAAGTGCGCGTCCACCGCACCGTGGGCGTCCCCGCCGGAACCCGGATCCACCACAGCGGCTGGGCCGTCGCCCTGCCCCCGGGCACCCCGGCGGAGACCGAGCGGGGCCCCGAGATACGGCTGGCCGGGGAAGAGGTGACCGGCCAGCTCCTCGGACTGCACGGCTGGCAGACCGCCGGCGCGGTCAGGGCGCCGCAGGGCACCGCGTACGGGCCGTGGGCCCTCGTGCCCGAGCTCACCGGCACCGTCGGCGAGGAGCCGGCCGGCCCCGAGGACCCCGCCGGCACCCTCTTCGTGGCACTGGCCTCGCTCACCGGGGAACGCGACCCCGCCCCCCTCGCCGGTCTGGCCACCGCCGAGGTGAAGGGACTCACGGTCACCGTACGGCTGCCGGA
- a CDS encoding sigma-70 family RNA polymerase sigma factor, translating to MTTDADTSLRTLYQRHGSALHRLAARMLGGDWHRAEDIVQEVAIRAWQCPTDIGPMDDTARSRLLAVVGDLVTDDDRAQAWRPVETAGEADMGRVTAPDAVDRTLTAQVVTDAMADLTPRQREVLLHLYYLGHSVDQAARVLGVPPGTVKSRSYYAIRALRTALRARGVTTR from the coding sequence ATGACGACCGACGCCGACACGTCGTTACGGACGCTCTACCAACGGCACGGCTCGGCGCTGCACCGCCTGGCCGCCCGGATGCTGGGCGGGGACTGGCACCGGGCCGAGGACATCGTGCAGGAGGTGGCCATCCGCGCCTGGCAGTGTCCTACGGACATCGGCCCCATGGACGACACCGCCCGATCCCGGCTGCTCGCCGTGGTCGGCGATCTGGTGACCGACGACGACCGGGCCCAGGCGTGGCGGCCGGTGGAGACGGCCGGTGAGGCGGACATGGGGCGGGTGACCGCACCGGACGCGGTCGATCGGACGCTCACCGCCCAGGTGGTGACGGACGCGATGGCCGATCTGACGCCCCGGCAGCGGGAGGTGCTGCTGCACCTGTACTACCTGGGCCACAGCGTCGATCAGGCGGCCCGGGTGCTGGGGGTGCCACCCGGAACCGTCAAATCGCGGTCCTACTACGCGATCCGGGCCCTGCGAACGGCCCTGCGGGCACGTGGCGTCACCACCCGCTGA